A part of Numenius arquata chromosome 2, bNumArq3.hap1.1, whole genome shotgun sequence genomic DNA contains:
- the LTV1 gene encoding protein LTV1 homolog, whose translation MPHKKKKPFIDKKKAVTFHLVHRSQRDPLAADDTAPQRVLLPTQKGHEEQRREEQRKYGVFFDDDYDYLQHLKEASGPSELVPSVCGQQSRIVVTSEGHIEDEIQRVSAPSIKLPSSVFATEFEEDVGLLNKAAPVSGPRLDFDPDIVAALDDDFDFDNPENILEDDFVLQANEPRKGGSDVEDEDEWEDVEEDNDEKDSCSNDSEGPFSDDGVNGRPKEFLFMQEETKSRFTEYSMTSSVIRRNEQLTLLDDRFEKFFEQFDEDEIGALDNVELEGYINTDNARLQEVLNDYYKEKAKNCVKLDTLEPCEELDSPMNEESEEEKEEIVAVVIEESKEKWDCESILSTYSNLYNHPTLIKEPSKPKPIKISQKTGIPLYILPQKGLTAKQIERMQMVNGSDLPRASTQPRSKDESKEERKARKQAIKEERKERRMEKKANKLAFKLEKTRQEKELLNLKQNIQGLKLS comes from the exons atg CCTCACAAGAAGAAGAAACCCTTCATAGACAAGAAGAAAGCGGTAACGTTTCACTTAGTGCACAGAAGTCAGAGGGACCCACTTGCTGCTGATGATACCGCGCCCCAGAGAGTTCTGCTGCCTACACAGAAA GGGCATGAGGAGCAAAGGAGGGAAGAACAGCGGAAGTATGGAGTCTTCTTTGATGATGACTATGACTATTTGCAGCATCTGAAGGAAGCCTCTGGTCCCTCTGAGCTTGTCCCTTCTGTGTGTGGACAGCAAAGCAGAATTGTTGTCACAAGTGAGGGGCACATAGAAGATGAAATTCAGCGAGTATCA gCTCCGTCTATTAAGTTGCCTTCCTCAGTATTTGCCACAGAGTTTGAAGAGGACGTGGGCTTGTTAAATAAAGCTGCTCCTGTTTCAG gACCACGTCTGGATTTTGATCCTGATATTGTTGCGGCTCTTGATGATGATTTTGACTTTGACAATCCAGAAAATATTCTGGAAGATGATTTTGTTCTACAAGCAAATGAACCACGAAAAGG GGGATCAGATGTTGAGGATGAAGATGAATGGGAAGATGTGGAAGAAGATAATGATGAAAAGGACAGTTGCAGTAATGATTCAGAAGGTCCTTTTTCAGACGATGGGGTTAACGGACGGCCAAAAGAATTCCTTTTTATGCAAGAGGAAACCAAGAGTCGTTTCACAGAATATTCTATGACATCTTCGGTAATAAGAAGGAACGAGCAGTTGACCCTGTTGGATGACAGATTTGAGAAG TTCTTTGAGCAATTTGATGAAGATGAAATTGGAGCCTTGGATAACGTGGAGTTGGAAGGCTATATTAACACAGACAATGCTCGGTTGCAGGAAGTCCTGAATGATTACTACAAAGAGAAGGCAAAGAA TTGTGTGAAATTGGATACTCTTGAACCCTGTGAGGAGTTAGACTCTCCTATGAATGAAGaaagtgaggaagaaaaggaagaaatagtaGCTGTAGTAATTGAAGAATCAAAAGAAAAGTGGGATTGTGAATCCATTTTGA GTACATACTCAAACTTATATAATCACCCAACACTTATTAAGGAGCCATCAAAG CCCAAACCAATAAAAATTTCCCAGAAGACTGGAATCCCCCTATATATCTTGCCTCAGAAAGGTCTTACTGCTAAGCAGATTGAACGCATGCAGATGGTTAACGGCAGCGACCTGCCAAGAGCATCCACACAGCCCCGTTCCAAAGACGAGAGCAAAGAGGAGCGGAAAGCTAGAAAACAGGCAATAAAAGAGGAGCGAAAG GAGCGCAGAATGGAGAAGAAAGCCAATAAGCTGGCCTTCAAATTGGAGAAAACCAGGCAAGAAAAGGAGTTGCTcaatctgaaacaaaacattcaAGGACTGAAGCTGTCTTAA
- the ZC2HC1B gene encoding zinc finger C2HC domain-containing protein 1B has protein sequence MGSACIIIVNYVIADAGNTNCELLSNEDPSPRTPDSWQQRGRGNLRNHSIEMSQIPEKELNRTTAQRQDLVPCTTCGRRFAQDVLLRHDPICKKVFNKKRKPFSSLKQRLRGTEITTVKKQPPPKKQPRKKSNWRQHHEDFINAIRSAKQVTKALKEGCPLPPPPPPSINPDYIQCPHCSRRFNEAAAERHMKFCEEQAVHRAFAAKMTRQALGKQPVTQKKPPPLTTAVLSLQKRVQEGANTDKPVPRNPPGMLQKTRKPLGVSPGKNSSGEFG, from the exons ATGG GGTCTGCCTGCATCATAATTGTTAATTATGTAATTGCTGATGCTGGTAACACGAATTGTGAGCTTTTGAGTAATGAAGACCCATCACCTCGTACTCCCGACTCCTGGCAACAACGGGGAAGAGGAAATTTAAGAAACCATTCTATTGAGATGAGTCAGATACCAGAAAAGGAGTTAAACAGAACAA CTGCCCAAAGGCAAGATCTGGTTCCCTGTACAACCTGTGGAAGACGTTTTGCACAAGATGTTCTg CTGAGACATGATCCAATATGCAAGAAGGTCTTCAACAAGAAGCGCAAGCCCTTCAGCTCTTTGAAACAGAGACTGCGGGGAACAGAAATCACCACGGTGAAGAAGCAGCCCCCGCCAAAG aAACAGCCAAGGAAGAAATCTAACTGGAGGCAGCACCATGAGGATTTTATCAATGCTATTCGATCAGCCAAGCAGGTCACAAAAGCTCTGAAGGAGGGCTGTCCTCTTCCGCCTCCTCCCCCGCCAAGCATCAATCCAG ACTATATTCAGTGTCCACACTGCTCACGAAGATTTAATGAGGCCGCAGCAGAGAGGCACATGAAGTTTTGTGAAGAACAAGCTGTCCACCGAGCCTTTGCTGCAAAGATGACCCGACAGGCTTTG GGTAAGCAGCCAGTGACTCAGAAAAAGCCCCCACCTTTAACAACTGCTGTGTTATCGCTTCAGAAGAGAGTACAAGAAGGTGCCAATACAGACAAACCTGTGCCAA GGAACCCTCCAGGAATgctgcagaaaaccagaaaaccttTGGGTGTATCTCCTGGGAAAAATTCTTCAGGAGAGTTTgggtaa